Proteins from a genomic interval of Spea bombifrons isolate aSpeBom1 chromosome 4, aSpeBom1.2.pri, whole genome shotgun sequence:
- the PANK3 gene encoding pantothenate kinase 3: MKIKDAKKPSFPWFGMDIGGTLVKLSYFEPVDITAEEEQEEVESLKSIRKYLTSNVAYGSTGIRDVHLELKGLTLFGRRGNMHFIRFPTQDLPTFIQMARDKNFSTLHTVLCATGGGAYKFEEEFRTIGNLQLHKVDELECLVKGLLYIDSVRFNGQAECYYFENASDPERCQKMPFNLDDPYPLLIVNIGSGVSILAVHSKDCFKRVCGTSLGGGTFLGLCSLLTGCESFEEALEMASSGDSTNADKLVRDIYGGDYERFGLPGWAVASSFGNMIYKDKRDTVSKEDLARATLVTITNNIGSVARMCAVNEKINRVVFVGNFLRVNTLSMKLLAYALDYWSNGQLKALFLEHEGYFGAVGALLGLPNFS, translated from the exons ATGAAAATCAAGGATGCCAAGAAGCCGT CTTTCCCATGGTTCGGCATGGACATTGGTGGAACGTTGGTTAAGCTTTCTTACTTTGAGCCCGTTGACATCACGGCAGAAGAAGAACAGGAAGAAGTAGAAAGTCTCAAGAGCATCCGGAAATATTTGACGTCAAATGTAGCCTATGGCTCTACGGGCATTCGGGATGTCCACCTGGAGCTCAAGGGCTTGACCCTGTTTGGTAGAAGAGGAAATATGCACTTCATTCGATTTCCAACTCAAGACCTACCCACGTTTATTCAGATGGCTAGGGACAAAAACTTCTCCACGCTGCACACTGTTTTGTGTgcaactggtggtggtgcctaTAAATTTGAAGAAGAATTTCGGACG ATTGGGAATCTTCAGTTGCACAAGGTGGATGAACTGGAGTGCTTGGTCAAAGGCTTGTTGTATATAGACTCGGTCCGTTTTAATGGACAGGCAGAGtgctattattttgaaaatgcCTCCGACCCAGAGAGATGCCAGAAGATGCCTTTCAATCTAGATGACCCATATCCTCTTCTCATTGTAAACATTGGTTCTGGAGTCAGCATACTTGCAGTACACTCCAAAGACTGCTTCAAAAGAGTATGTGGGACAAG TCTAGGTGGTGGAACCTTCCTTGGACTCTGCAGTTTGTTGACCGGCTGTGAAAGCTTTGAGGAAGCTCTGGAAATGGCTTCATCTGGAGACAGCACCAATGCGGATAAACTAGTCCGAGACATATACGGTGGAGACTACGAAAGATTTGGACTACCTGGCTGGGCAGTAGcttcaag ttttgggaACATGATTTACAAAGATAAGCGGGATACTGTTAGTAAAGAAGACCTCGCTCGAGCCACTTTGGTAACCATAACAAATAATATTGGATCAGTAGCACGGATGTGTGCAGTTAATGAG aaaataaaccgAGTTGTGTTTGTTGGAAATTTTCTTCGTGTCAATACCCTTTCAATGAAGCTTCTTGCGTATGCACTGGATTATTGGTCGAATGGACAGCTGAAGGCATTGTTTCTGGAACACGAG ggCTACTTTGGAGCTGTCGGTGCCCTACTTGGACTGCCAAATTTCTCTTAA